A window of Bacteroidota bacterium contains these coding sequences:
- the uvrA gene encoding excinuclease ABC subunit UvrA yields the protein MNNNKLIVKGARVHNLKNIDVEMPRDKLIVITGLSGSGKSSLAFDTIYAEGQRRYIESLSAYARQFLGVMERPDVDNIDGLSPAISIEQKSVSQNPRSTVGTVTEIYDYLRLLFARVGVQHCSQCGLKVEKQNIDAIIDSVMSLPENTRVQILAPVVRGRKGHYRELFEEIVRDGFLRVRIDGEGKEIYKGMQADRYKIHNIEIVIDRIVLQNQIRSRVADSIETALNFGSGVVIVNTENGDSLYSIHFACSLCGISYEDPAPNSFSFNSPYGYCPTCSGLGENRKLDVNLIIPDESKTINDEGIAALGKPRQTWLWSQIRSVAKKNKYNFDTPINEIPKKFINILLNGAGDEKFEVEYTYNSGRKVVYKHRYNGILHSLQHYYDETSSNHIRQWVEAYMSVNPCGDCNGGRLRKESLAVKITDLKTNRLVNIADVVRLSIKDAKIFFQNLKLSERQSIIANQISGEINKRLEFLLNVGLDYLTLDRPARTLSGGEGQRIRLATQIGSQLVGVLYVLDEPSIGLHQRDNIKLINSLKKLRDLGNTIIVVEHDKEMIQSADFVVDLGPGAGEHGGYLVTSGKPKQLKLRNDELIISGNGIEPISYTAHYLANERKIDIPKIRREGNGLFITLRGCSGNNLKNIDAKIPLGKLICVTGVSGSGKSTLIIETLYRILSRKFYRSNDVPLKYKKIEGLQNIDKVIDIDQNPIGRTPRSNPATYTGLFTLIRDLFTQLPEAKIRGYKAGRFSFNVKGGRCEECEGDGVRKIEMNFLPGVYVQCEVCKGKRYSKETLEVLYKGKSIADILNMTVEEALSFFSEIPKIVRKLQTLFDVGMSYIRLGQQATTLSGGEAQRVKLSTELSKIGTGNTLYILDEPTTGLHFEDIRMLLSVLNKLVEKGNTVVIIEHNMDVIKCADWIMDLGPGGGDEGGEIVAQGSPEEIVKIKRSYTGMYLKDELFGI from the coding sequence TTGAACAACAATAAACTCATAGTCAAAGGTGCACGCGTACACAATCTGAAGAATATCGATGTGGAGATGCCGCGAGATAAACTTATCGTTATAACCGGATTATCCGGTTCCGGTAAATCGAGCTTGGCTTTTGATACAATATATGCTGAAGGTCAGCGCCGGTACATCGAGAGTCTATCGGCTTACGCCCGCCAGTTCCTTGGTGTAATGGAACGTCCCGATGTTGATAACATCGATGGGTTAAGCCCCGCAATTTCGATAGAACAAAAATCGGTTTCGCAAAATCCGCGTTCGACTGTCGGGACTGTTACCGAAATTTACGATTATCTCCGCTTACTTTTTGCGCGCGTCGGCGTTCAGCATTGCAGCCAGTGCGGGTTGAAAGTAGAGAAACAAAATATTGATGCCATCATCGACAGTGTGATGAGTTTACCTGAAAACACGCGGGTTCAAATACTGGCGCCTGTCGTGCGGGGAAGGAAAGGACATTATCGCGAATTGTTCGAAGAAATAGTCCGCGATGGCTTTCTTCGTGTTCGTATCGACGGCGAAGGGAAAGAAATTTACAAGGGTATGCAAGCTGATCGCTACAAAATTCACAACATCGAAATTGTTATTGACCGAATTGTTTTGCAAAATCAGATACGAAGTCGTGTTGCCGATTCTATCGAGACCGCATTAAATTTTGGTTCCGGTGTTGTAATTGTAAATACAGAAAACGGTGATTCGCTTTACAGCATTCACTTCGCTTGCAGCTTATGTGGTATCAGCTACGAAGACCCGGCGCCGAATTCATTCTCCTTCAATTCTCCTTATGGGTATTGCCCCACCTGTTCAGGACTCGGCGAAAACCGTAAGTTGGACGTTAATCTTATTATTCCCGACGAATCTAAAACTATAAACGATGAAGGCATAGCAGCGCTCGGCAAACCAAGGCAAACCTGGTTATGGAGTCAGATACGTTCGGTGGCTAAGAAAAATAAGTATAATTTCGATACACCGATAAACGAAATTCCTAAAAAGTTCATAAACATTTTACTCAACGGTGCCGGGGATGAAAAATTCGAAGTAGAATACACATATAATAGTGGTAGAAAAGTTGTTTATAAACATCGCTATAACGGAATTTTGCATTCGCTTCAGCATTATTATGACGAAACATCATCGAACCATATCCGCCAATGGGTCGAGGCATATATGTCGGTTAATCCGTGCGGCGATTGTAATGGCGGGCGACTCCGCAAAGAAAGTCTTGCTGTTAAAATCACCGACCTAAAAACGAACAGGTTAGTGAACATCGCGGATGTTGTTCGTCTCTCAATAAAAGATGCAAAAATATTTTTCCAAAATCTAAAACTTTCGGAAAGGCAAAGTATAATTGCCAATCAGATTTCAGGCGAAATAAATAAGCGGCTTGAATTTTTGTTAAATGTTGGATTAGATTATTTAACACTCGATCGACCGGCACGCACACTTTCAGGCGGCGAGGGGCAGCGCATCCGGCTTGCTACACAAATCGGTTCACAGTTAGTGGGCGTGCTCTACGTTCTTGATGAACCGAGTATCGGTTTACATCAACGCGATAATATAAAACTGATCAATTCGCTTAAAAAACTTCGCGATTTGGGAAATACTATAATTGTTGTCGAGCACGATAAAGAAATGATTCAAAGTGCCGACTTCGTTGTAGATTTAGGACCGGGCGCCGGTGAACACGGCGGTTACCTGGTAACATCGGGAAAACCAAAACAACTGAAATTACGGAATGATGAACTAATAATTTCAGGAAACGGTATTGAACCGATATCATACACAGCCCACTATCTTGCCAATGAACGTAAAATCGATATTCCAAAAATCCGCAGAGAAGGAAACGGACTGTTTATTACTTTGCGTGGATGTAGTGGAAACAATTTGAAAAATATCGATGCAAAAATTCCGCTTGGAAAACTTATTTGTGTAACCGGAGTTAGTGGTTCGGGTAAATCCACTTTGATAATCGAAACGCTCTATCGCATTCTTTCCAGAAAATTTTATCGCTCAAACGATGTCCCTCTTAAGTATAAAAAAATCGAAGGTTTACAAAATATTGATAAAGTTATTGATATAGACCAGAATCCGATTGGACGCACACCACGTTCGAATCCTGCAACTTATACAGGGTTGTTCACGCTCATCCGCGATTTATTTACGCAACTGCCTGAAGCAAAAATTCGCGGTTACAAGGCGGGAAGATTTAGCTTCAACGTGAAGGGGGGCAGATGTGAAGAGTGCGAGGGCGACGGCGTGCGTAAAATTGAAATGAATTTCTTACCCGGTGTTTATGTTCAATGCGAGGTTTGCAAAGGAAAGCGGTATAGTAAAGAAACTCTCGAAGTTTTATACAAAGGGAAATCGATTGCCGATATTTTAAATATGACTGTTGAGGAAGCTCTTAGTTTCTTCAGTGAAATCCCCAAAATAGTTCGCAAGCTTCAAACCCTTTTTGATGTAGGAATGAGCTACATCAGGCTTGGTCAGCAGGCGACAACACTTTCGGGGGGCGAGGCGCAACGGGTTAAATTATCAACTGAACTTTCAAAAATCGGAACGGGTAATACACTTTACATATTGGACGAACCGACAACGGGACTTCATTTCGAAGATATCAGGATGTTGCTTTCGGTCTTGAATAAATTGGTTGAAAAAGGAAATACCGTTGTTATTATCGAACATAATATGGATGTAATAAAATGTGCCGATTGGATAATGGATTTAGGACCGGGCGGCGGTGATGAAGGGGGTGAAATAGTAGCACAAGGAAGCCCAGAAGAAATTGTAAAAATTAAAAGAAGTTACACAGGGATGTATCTCAAAGATGAGTTGTTTGGAATTTGA